One genomic segment of Candidatus Saccharimonas sp. includes these proteins:
- the rpoD gene encoding RNA polymerase sigma factor RpoD, with amino-acid sequence MVVKGKSKKELPEEILNEDGIVDATLSLDDFEPDFDDLAVEDEEDITEEDLLNGAYNDDITDDSVRMYLREIGKIPLLSLEKETELAEKAMQGDQRAKDKMAEANMRLVVSIAKRYSGRGLELLDLIQEGNTGLLRAVDKFDPSKGFKFSTYATWWIRQAITRAIADQARTIRIPVHMVETINKLMRTSRRLTQELNREPTNQELAKEMDMDVEKIEYIQKIKQDITSLDAGIGRDGEEGEESTLGDFIEDEDTASPEESATVQLLKEQVREILSTLSDRERKILEMRFGLNGTKSHTLEEVGLEFAVTRERIRQIEAKALMKLKKHKDSKKLHEYLD; translated from the coding sequence ATAGTGGTAAAAGGTAAGAGTAAAAAAGAACTACCAGAAGAAATTCTAAATGAAGACGGCATTGTGGATGCAACTCTTTCGCTTGATGATTTCGAACCAGATTTTGATGACCTTGCGGTTGAAGATGAAGAAGACATCACTGAAGAAGATTTATTGAACGGTGCTTATAACGATGATATAACAGATGATAGCGTTCGAATGTATCTTCGTGAAATTGGTAAGATTCCGCTCCTTTCACTCGAAAAAGAGACCGAGCTTGCTGAAAAAGCAATGCAGGGCGATCAACGTGCAAAAGATAAAATGGCTGAAGCAAATATGCGTTTGGTTGTTTCAATTGCGAAAAGATATTCTGGCCGTGGTTTGGAGCTACTTGACTTAATTCAAGAAGGGAACACGGGGCTTCTTCGTGCGGTCGATAAATTCGACCCAAGTAAAGGTTTTAAATTCTCAACTTATGCAACTTGGTGGATTCGGCAGGCAATTACACGCGCAATTGCCGACCAAGCTCGGACTATTCGAATTCCTGTTCATATGGTTGAAACGATTAATAAACTTATGCGAACTTCTCGCCGATTAACGCAAGAGCTAAATCGTGAGCCAACCAACCAAGAACTCGCTAAAGAAATGGATATGGATGTTGAAAAAATTGAATACATCCAAAAAATTAAGCAAGATATTACTTCTTTAGATGCTGGAATTGGTCGTGATGGCGAGGAAGGCGAAGAATCAACACTTGGTGATTTTATCGAAGATGAAGATACTGCTAGCCCAGAAGAATCCGCAACGGTTCAACTTTTGAAAGAACAAGTTCGTGAAATTCTTTCAACGCTTTCTGATCGTGAGCGGAAAATTCTTGAAATGCGTTTTGGTTTAAATGGTACAAAAAGTCATACGCTTGAAGAAGTTGGTCTTGAATTCGCAGTGACTCGCGAGCGGATTCGCCAGATTGAAGCTAAAGCTTTAATGAAGCTTAAAAAGCATAAAGATTCGAAAAAGCTTCATGAATATTTGGACTAA
- a CDS encoding valine--tRNA ligase produces the protein MKITKTYEPNNYEPEIYNLWELSGAFESSGVGPKYSIVMPPPNANGNLHIGHGLMAAVEDILVRYHKMKGYDAIYLPGADHAGFETWVVYERLLNAEGKSRLDYSRDELYKNVWDFVASQRGNMELQLRALGAGVDWKNLTFTLDEKVVNRVYKTFEKMWNDGLIYRGERIVNYSTKYQTSYADIEVDYKEEKGKLWTIAYPVLDEFGGASEYMLVSTTRPETMLGDTALAVNPEDERYENLIGKKVRIPLINREIKIIADEYADPQFGTGVVKITPFHDPNDFEVGNRHNLPKIQVIGFDGKMTKNAGKYAGLEVLEARKKILEDLRKINALFKEEDITHVVGYDYKSGEPIQPLVKEQWFISTKPLAKKALEALENNEIKFTPENKKNVLAEYLKNIRDWNISRQIPWGIPIPAFQNIEDPTDWIFDERVHESQIEVNGKTYKRDEDTLDTWFSSGQWPFITTDFLEGGELSKFYPNSVMETGHDLIFPWISRMIMLGIYCTGQIPFREVYLHGMVLDEHGQKMSKSKGNVINPMDVIAEFGSDAFRLGIIASRSAGQNQAFSKNKVIAGRNFCNKLWNISRFISEKVGEIKSTKQPEAFTPADHWIVRELDKAIAEIESHMQNYRFAEASETVYHTIWSTVADWYIEASKTQDNPELLAWVLETCLKITHPFAPFVTETIWQTLPWTEGILANEKLAESLKFNEFEALQFERIQDLVGEIRLITAELPGKKRYNLVFEKDELIAKNIETIRHLSRVPEIVQTDAPHGFSLAASGLGAYLDVPTNILAEYKTELAERINKISSEINLLEKRLSNENYVSKAPAYLVEETREEFSNKKAELEKVKKAFEIL, from the coding sequence ATGAAAATTACAAAGACTTACGAACCGAATAATTACGAACCTGAAATTTATAATTTATGGGAGCTATCTGGCGCTTTCGAAAGTAGTGGAGTTGGCCCAAAATATTCAATCGTAATGCCACCACCAAATGCAAATGGAAATCTTCATATCGGCCACGGACTAATGGCTGCGGTTGAAGATATTTTAGTGCGTTATCACAAAATGAAGGGTTATGATGCAATTTATTTGCCTGGCGCCGACCACGCGGGCTTCGAAACTTGGGTTGTTTATGAACGCCTTTTGAACGCTGAAGGGAAGAGTCGTTTAGATTATTCTCGTGATGAACTTTATAAAAATGTTTGGGACTTCGTAGCAAGTCAACGCGGAAATATGGAACTTCAATTGCGCGCTTTGGGAGCTGGTGTTGACTGGAAAAATCTCACTTTCACATTAGATGAAAAAGTAGTTAATCGCGTTTATAAAACTTTCGAAAAAATGTGGAACGATGGCTTAATTTACAGAGGTGAGCGCATTGTTAATTATTCAACAAAATATCAAACTTCTTATGCCGATATTGAGGTAGATTACAAAGAAGAGAAGGGGAAGCTCTGGACGATTGCGTATCCAGTTCTTGATGAATTTGGTGGAGCAAGCGAATATATGCTTGTTTCAACAACTCGCCCTGAAACAATGCTCGGCGATACAGCTCTTGCGGTTAATCCAGAAGATGAAAGATACGAAAATCTGATTGGTAAAAAAGTCCGCATACCCTTAATAAATCGTGAAATCAAAATTATCGCTGATGAATATGCCGACCCACAATTTGGAACTGGCGTTGTTAAAATTACACCATTCCACGATCCAAATGATTTTGAAGTTGGTAATCGCCACAACTTGCCAAAAATCCAAGTAATTGGATTTGATGGAAAAATGACCAAAAATGCAGGTAAATATGCTGGCTTAGAAGTGTTAGAGGCGCGTAAGAAGATTCTTGAGGATCTTCGAAAAATCAATGCATTGTTTAAAGAAGAAGATATTACTCATGTTGTTGGATACGATTATAAATCTGGAGAACCAATTCAGCCGCTCGTAAAAGAGCAGTGGTTTATTTCAACTAAGCCTTTAGCTAAAAAAGCCCTTGAAGCTCTTGAGAATAATGAAATTAAATTTACGCCAGAAAATAAGAAAAATGTTTTAGCTGAATACTTGAAAAATATTCGCGACTGGAATATTTCACGTCAAATCCCTTGGGGAATTCCAATTCCGGCTTTTCAAAATATTGAAGATCCAACTGATTGGATTTTTGATGAGCGCGTACATGAATCACAAATTGAAGTTAACGGCAAGACATACAAACGAGATGAAGATACGCTTGATACTTGGTTCTCGAGCGGTCAATGGCCGTTCATTACAACCGATTTTTTGGAAGGCGGTGAGCTTTCGAAATTCTATCCAAATAGTGTAATGGAAACTGGTCATGATTTGATTTTTCCTTGGATTTCTCGAATGATTATGTTGGGAATTTACTGCACAGGGCAAATTCCATTCCGCGAAGTCTACTTGCACGGAATGGTTCTTGATGAGCATGGCCAAAAAATGAGTAAATCAAAGGGGAATGTAATTAACCCAATGGATGTAATTGCCGAGTTTGGTTCCGACGCTTTTCGCCTTGGAATTATCGCTTCACGTTCAGCAGGGCAGAATCAGGCATTTTCGAAAAATAAAGTTATCGCTGGCCGTAATTTCTGTAATAAATTATGGAATATTTCACGGTTCATTTCTGAAAAAGTTGGCGAAATTAAGAGTACAAAACAGCCTGAAGCTTTCACGCCAGCGGACCACTGGATCGTGCGAGAACTTGATAAAGCAATTGCTGAAATTGAAAGCCATATGCAAAATTACCGTTTTGCCGAGGCCTCAGAAACGGTTTATCACACAATTTGGAGCACCGTTGCCGATTGGTATATTGAAGCTTCAAAAACACAAGATAATCCTGAACTTCTTGCCTGGGTTCTTGAAACTTGTCTTAAAATCACGCATCCTTTTGCACCATTTGTGACTGAAACCATCTGGCAAACTCTGCCTTGGACTGAGGGAATTTTAGCGAACGAAAAACTAGCCGAATCTTTGAAATTTAACGAATTCGAAGCACTTCAATTTGAACGAATCCAAGATTTAGTTGGTGAAATTCGCCTGATTACGGCTGAACTACCTGGCAAAAAACGCTATAATTTGGTTTTTGAAAAAGATGAACTAATTGCAAAAAATATTGAAACTATTCGCCACCTTTCGCGCGTGCCAGAAATTGTTCAAACAGATGCGCCACACGGATTTAGCCTTGCCGCTAGCGGTTTAGGTGCTTATCTTGATGTGCCAACCAATATTTTGGCTGAATATAAAACCGAGCTCGCCGAACGAATCAATAAAATTTCGAGCGAAATTAATTTACTTGAAAAACGCCTTTCGAACGAAAATTATGTTTCAAAAGCGCCAGCATATTTGGTTGAAGAAACTCGTGAAGAATTTTCAAACAAAAAAGCCGAGCTTGAAAAAGTTAAAAAAGCTTTCGAAATTTTATAA
- the mutM gene encoding bifunctional DNA-formamidopyrimidine glycosylase/DNA-(apurinic or apyrimidinic site) lyase: protein MPELPEVETVVRGLNRLILKKKIAKVKHDWPKSFPNAERDVQDFMIGAEISNVRRSGKAIIIELENGWSLVTHLRMTGQMVYRGEENWGAGHPNEDFLNDLPNKSTRVEIDFEDETKLFFNDQRKFGYMKLLPIPEIENLPFFQKLGPEPLEDNFTVEILKNRLSKKQNSMIKPAILEQSVIAGVGNIYADEALWRAKIHPETRVKDFSNEDFVNLHESIRFVMNESIKRGGSTDRNYVNADGSRGNYLNYAAVYHKDGEPCKRCGTEISKIRVGGRGTHFCTNCQKIKGNEN from the coding sequence ATGCCAGAATTACCAGAAGTTGAAACAGTTGTAAGAGGCTTGAATCGACTAATTTTAAAAAAGAAAATTGCGAAAGTTAAACACGATTGGCCTAAAAGTTTTCCGAATGCTGAAAGAGATGTTCAGGATTTTATGATTGGTGCTGAAATTTCGAATGTTCGCCGCAGTGGAAAAGCTATAATTATTGAACTAGAGAATGGTTGGTCGCTTGTAACGCACCTTCGAATGACAGGGCAAATGGTTTATCGTGGCGAAGAAAACTGGGGCGCAGGTCATCCAAATGAGGATTTTTTGAATGATCTTCCAAATAAATCAACAAGAGTTGAGATTGATTTTGAAGATGAAACTAAATTATTTTTTAATGACCAGCGAAAATTTGGCTATATGAAATTATTACCAATACCAGAAATTGAAAATTTGCCATTTTTTCAAAAGCTTGGTCCTGAACCTCTTGAAGATAATTTTACGGTTGAAATTTTAAAAAATCGTCTTTCGAAAAAACAAAATAGTATGATAAAGCCTGCGATTTTGGAGCAGAGTGTTATTGCTGGTGTTGGAAATATTTATGCTGATGAGGCCTTGTGGCGAGCAAAAATTCACCCTGAAACTAGAGTTAAAGATTTTTCGAACGAAGATTTTGTGAATTTGCATGAGTCGATTCGTTTTGTGATGAATGAATCAATTAAAAGAGGTGGCTCAACCGACCGAAATTATGTCAATGCAGATGGCTCGCGCGGAAATTATTTAAATTATGCCGCCGTTTATCATAAAGATGGCGAGCCTTGTAAGCGCTGTGGAACAGAAATCTCAAAAATTCGTGTTGGTGGTAGAGGAACACATTTTTGCACAAATTGCCAAAAAATTAAAGGTAATGAAAACTGA
- the orn gene encoding oligoribonuclease: MKNAKILWIDLEMTGLEPKKDRILEVAAIATDWDFNEIATFESAVKVENEILESRMVGDFWDTFSETRDALKMQNSHATKNSQEVEADLIKFVEENFAEEILKAEKILLGGNSIHQDRRFIRAEWKRLEKMLHYRMLDVSAWKVVMSAKFKRVFAKPENHRALDDIRGSIEELKFYLKKVKK; encoded by the coding sequence ATGAAAAACGCAAAAATTCTTTGGATTGATTTAGAAATGACTGGTCTTGAACCTAAAAAAGACCGAATTTTAGAAGTTGCCGCGATTGCAACAGATTGGGATTTTAATGAAATTGCCACTTTCGAAAGTGCCGTAAAAGTTGAAAATGAAATTCTCGAAAGCCGAATGGTTGGCGATTTTTGGGATACTTTTAGCGAAACGCGCGATGCTTTAAAAATGCAAAATTCTCATGCTACTAAAAATTCACAAGAAGTTGAAGCGGACTTAATTAAATTTGTAGAAGAAAACTTTGCTGAAGAAATTTTGAAAGCCGAGAAAATTCTTTTGGGTGGAAATTCAATTCACCAAGATCGCCGATTTATTCGTGCAGAATGGAAAAGACTTGAAAAAATGTTGCATTATCGAATGCTGGATGTTTCGGCGTGGAAAGTTGTGATGAGTGCTAAATTTAAACGTGTTTTTGCTAAGCCTGAAAATCACCGTGCGTTAGATGATATTCGTGGCTCGATTGAAGAATTGAAATTTTATTTAAAAAAGGTGAAAAAGTAA
- a CDS encoding aminoacyltransferase, which translates to MLKIIEITDKKEWNDFINEHGGHPLQLWGWGELKSQSANWQVVRVFLKNGEEKYIDRKKNDHSDIVAAAQILVRKLPFPLRNFAYIPRGALVISKKPIERARISREIALWVSKNIKPKPVCLTMEPDWNSGEFDLRDGWRSSKNTILIPRTLILDLAQNEDELLAKMSKKTRQYIRKSGGEVRVRQLFSKEEIDRALEIYTETAKRAGFAIHSKNYYHELYKKMGENSPIFGAFIEKEQGKSIEKNKNTEDYIAEKLKNQEMVAFLWFAQSNDVAFELYGGVTEAGQKSRANYVLKWIAIIEMKNRGVKRYDFNGLLNDGISKFKAGFANHEDLLVGTLDFPISKTYFIWNSFLPTAKKIVRKFKK; encoded by the coding sequence ATGCTAAAGATTATCGAAATTACTGATAAAAAAGAATGGAATGATTTTATTAACGAGCACGGCGGTCACCCTTTGCAACTTTGGGGTTGGGGTGAGTTAAAATCGCAATCAGCAAATTGGCAAGTTGTGCGAGTTTTTTTGAAAAATGGTGAAGAAAAATATATTGATCGCAAAAAAAATGACCACTCAGATATTGTAGCAGCGGCTCAAATTCTGGTTCGAAAGCTCCCTTTTCCGCTTCGTAATTTTGCTTATATTCCGCGCGGTGCTTTGGTGATTTCGAAAAAACCAATCGAGCGAGCCCGCATTTCGCGTGAAATTGCTCTTTGGGTTTCGAAGAATATCAAACCAAAGCCAGTTTGTTTAACCATGGAACCAGATTGGAATAGCGGTGAATTTGACTTGCGTGATGGCTGGAGAAGTTCAAAAAACACAATTTTAATTCCAAGAACCTTAATCCTTGATTTAGCGCAAAATGAAGATGAGTTACTCGCCAAAATGAGCAAAAAAACGCGACAATATATTCGAAAAAGTGGTGGAGAAGTACGAGTTAGACAGCTGTTTTCAAAAGAAGAAATTGATCGCGCATTAGAAATTTACACAGAAACCGCCAAAAGGGCAGGGTTTGCGATCCATTCGAAAAATTATTATCATGAACTTTATAAAAAAATGGGCGAAAATTCACCGATTTTTGGAGCTTTTATTGAAAAAGAGCAGGGTAAGTCTATAGAAAAAAATAAAAATACTGAAGATTATATAGCGGAAAAGCTTAAAAATCAAGAAATGGTGGCATTTTTATGGTTTGCTCAAAGTAATGATGTGGCGTTTGAACTTTATGGTGGAGTGACTGAGGCGGGGCAAAAATCACGCGCAAATTATGTTTTGAAGTGGATTGCGATTATTGAAATGAAAAATCGCGGAGTTAAGCGATATGATTTTAACGGCCTTTTGAACGATGGAATTTCAAAATTTAAAGCTGGTTTTGCAAATCACGAGGATTTATTGGTTGGCACACTAGATTTTCCGATTTCGAAAACATACTTTATCTGGAATTCATTTTTGCCAACTGCTAAAAAAATTGTTCGAAAATTCAAAAAATAG
- the rpsT gene encoding 30S ribosomal protein S20, whose protein sequence is MPIIKSAVKRMRQTAKRRERNVGIKKDIKGAVKAFVAEPSAKSLSKAQSELDKAVKKGLIKKNTAARRKASLAAAAKKAGVKLA, encoded by the coding sequence ATGCCAATTATTAAATCTGCTGTAAAGCGAATGCGACAAACCGCAAAACGACGCGAACGCAACGTTGGAATTAAAAAAGATATCAAAGGTGCAGTTAAAGCTTTTGTTGCTGAACCAAGCGCAAAAAGCCTTTCGAAAGCACAAAGCGAACTTGACAAAGCTGTTAAAAAAGGTCTTATCAAGAAAAATACAGCTGCTCGCCGAAAAGCTTCTCTTGCCGCTGCCGCAAAAAAAGCTGGCGTAAAACTTGCTTAA
- the dnaG gene encoding DNA primase, producing the protein MNDARDEIKARISIEDLAGEYLELKRTGRNFKALSPWTNERTPSFIISPDKQIWHDFSSGKGGDIFGFIMEVEGMNFREALEFLARKAGVEIETFDSKRSREISEKKERLRKILQISANFYQHMLVRNKEALNYVFKNRKLSKEIVQEFKIGFAPNTQKMLTNFLLKKGFAMSDIRDAGLLNRFGGDIFRNRMVIALQDSGGSPVGFTGRIIKDEPNAPKYLNTPQTLLYDKSSNIFGLSQAKNEIRKAGFVVVVEGNMDVISSHQAGVKNVVATAGTAMTVHHLKALGRFSNDVRLCFDSDQAGISATERAISLGQQAGVELSIITLNQSAGEAKDPDELIQKDLELWKDSISKPQPAIEWIFDQYEKRLNIATAVGKKEFSTIALKLVENLNDPVEKDFYIEQISKRIGISKTTLLGKFDEKPRPVKPKRRIKIEKTDEKFVDEYIYEDDLLALAIKEQKLAEMLSELQDNILHDKQRNQILQILKSNNLDLLKNFDDYVKILLLKADERLGNIKGSATDEMKRLIHKIKTQNLQERKINLQEQLEEAEIQGDENLKMKILIEIMQLNKELNSGKR; encoded by the coding sequence ATGAATGATGCCAGAGACGAAATTAAAGCAAGAATAAGCATTGAAGATTTGGCTGGCGAATATCTTGAGCTCAAGCGAACTGGGCGTAATTTTAAAGCACTTAGCCCCTGGACAAATGAACGAACTCCAAGTTTTATAATTAGCCCCGATAAACAAATTTGGCACGATTTTTCATCTGGAAAAGGCGGTGACATCTTTGGTTTTATTATGGAAGTTGAAGGAATGAATTTCCGCGAGGCCTTGGAATTTCTGGCACGAAAAGCTGGCGTTGAAATTGAAACTTTTGATTCGAAGCGTTCAAGAGAAATTTCTGAAAAAAAAGAACGACTTCGAAAAATTTTGCAAATTAGTGCAAATTTTTATCAGCATATGTTGGTTCGTAATAAAGAAGCTTTGAATTATGTTTTTAAAAATCGCAAACTTTCGAAAGAAATTGTGCAAGAGTTCAAAATTGGTTTTGCTCCAAATACTCAAAAAATGCTCACGAATTTTTTGCTAAAAAAAGGTTTTGCGATGAGCGATATTCGTGATGCTGGGTTGTTAAACCGATTTGGCGGCGATATTTTTCGAAATCGAATGGTGATTGCTTTGCAGGATTCTGGTGGGTCGCCAGTTGGTTTTACCGGTCGAATTATTAAAGATGAGCCAAATGCGCCAAAATATTTAAACACGCCTCAAACTTTGCTTTATGATAAATCCTCAAACATTTTTGGCCTTTCGCAAGCAAAAAATGAAATTCGAAAAGCTGGTTTTGTGGTTGTGGTTGAAGGAAATATGGATGTAATTTCGAGCCATCAAGCTGGTGTGAAAAATGTGGTTGCAACAGCTGGTACGGCAATGACAGTTCATCATTTGAAGGCTCTTGGTAGGTTTTCGAATGATGTTCGCCTTTGCTTCGATAGTGATCAGGCTGGAATTAGCGCTACCGAGCGAGCGATTTCATTGGGCCAGCAAGCTGGCGTGGAACTTTCGATTATTACCTTAAACCAATCGGCGGGTGAAGCTAAAGACCCAGATGAATTAATTCAAAAAGATTTGGAACTTTGGAAGGATTCAATTTCGAAACCACAACCAGCGATAGAATGGATTTTTGACCAATATGAAAAACGGCTAAATATTGCAACCGCCGTAGGGAAAAAGGAGTTTTCCACAATAGCACTAAAACTTGTGGAAAACTTAAATGACCCTGTGGAAAAAGATTTTTATATTGAACAAATTTCGAAAAGAATTGGCATTTCGAAAACAACATTACTCGGAAAATTTGACGAAAAGCCCAGGCCGGTTAAGCCGAAAAGGCGAATAAAAATTGAAAAAACTGATGAGAAGTTTGTTGATGAGTACATTTATGAAGATGATTTGCTAGCTCTTGCGATTAAAGAACAGAAGCTCGCCGAAATGTTGAGTGAGTTGCAAGATAATATTTTGCACGATAAACAGCGAAATCAAATTCTGCAAATTTTGAAATCAAATAATCTCGATCTCTTGAAAAACTTCGATGATTATGTTAAAATACTTCTATTAAAGGCTGACGAACGACTCGGAAATATAAAAGGCAGTGCCACCGACGAAATGAAGCGTTTGATTCATAAAATTAAAACCCAAAATTTACAAGAACGAAAAATAAATCTTCAAGAGCAACTCGAAGAGGCTGAAATTCAAGGTGATGAAAATTTGAAAATGAAGATTTTGATAGAAATTATGCAATTAAATAAGGAGCTGAATAGTGGTAAAAGGTAA
- the tsaD gene encoding tRNA (adenosine(37)-N6)-threonylcarbamoyltransferase complex transferase subunit TsaD, which translates to MKILGIESTCDETAAAVVEFDANKISRESSPKLKLLSNVVHSQIDIHAQFGGVIPEVAARSHIEYANPVVREALSKAGISFKDLDGIAVSYAPGLVGSLLVGTLTARTYARIFNKPFYPIHHVEAHVYANFLNEEPPEFPFLALVVSGGHSQIVLFKSHGNYQILGETQDDAVGEAFDKVAKILGLPYPGGPAISKAALSGNSLKYKLPKARLKGKYDFSFSGLKTAVLRAVQKEVGVDFNFPSFKLAAKLNEQQKNDFAASFQKIAVETLVDKLELAVEDFSPTTVVIAGGVAANSALREELIKRVSKKLPNPVIFTPPELCTDNAAMVATLGAFQAVLSEPQNPLKLEVKPSLSMSDSNW; encoded by the coding sequence ATGAAAATCTTAGGAATTGAAAGCACTTGTGATGAAACTGCGGCAGCTGTGGTGGAGTTTGATGCAAATAAAATTTCGCGTGAAAGCTCACCAAAGTTAAAACTGCTTTCAAACGTAGTTCATTCACAAATTGATATTCATGCGCAATTTGGCGGGGTAATTCCAGAGGTGGCGGCACGTTCTCATATTGAATATGCTAACCCTGTTGTGCGAGAAGCGCTTTCGAAAGCAGGGATTTCCTTTAAAGATTTGGACGGAATTGCCGTTTCTTATGCACCTGGTTTGGTGGGCTCGTTATTAGTTGGCACGCTTACGGCACGAACTTACGCTCGAATTTTTAATAAACCGTTTTACCCAATTCATCATGTTGAGGCTCATGTTTATGCAAATTTTCTAAACGAGGAGCCGCCAGAATTTCCATTTTTAGCATTAGTGGTTTCGGGCGGTCATTCACAAATTGTATTATTTAAATCGCACGGAAATTACCAAATTTTAGGAGAAACTCAAGATGACGCAGTTGGTGAGGCTTTCGATAAAGTTGCAAAAATCCTTGGCTTACCGTATCCTGGTGGCCCTGCAATTTCAAAAGCAGCATTAAGTGGTAATTCTTTAAAATATAAATTGCCAAAAGCTCGCTTAAAAGGGAAGTATGATTTTAGTTTTTCGGGATTAAAAACAGCAGTTTTACGTGCAGTTCAAAAAGAGGTTGGTGTAGATTTTAACTTTCCGTCTTTTAAGTTGGCAGCAAAATTAAATGAACAACAGAAAAATGATTTCGCTGCAAGTTTTCAAAAAATAGCTGTTGAAACTTTAGTTGATAAGCTTGAGCTTGCGGTTGAAGATTTTTCGCCAACAACTGTTGTGATTGCGGGCGGTGTAGCAGCGAATTCAGCTTTAAGAGAGGAATTAATTAAGAGAGTTTCGAAAAAACTGCCAAACCCTGTAATTTTCACTCCGCCAGAACTTTGCACTGATAACGCCGCAATGGTGGCGACTTTGGGCGCTTTTCAAGCTGTGCTGAGCGAACCGCAAAATCCGCTCAAGCTTGAAGTAAAACCGTCGCTTTCGATGAGTGACTCAAATTGGTAA
- the truB gene encoding tRNA pseudouridine(55) synthase TruB has translation MVFFENESGRILIDKPAGITSFGVVARIRRVLKDEFGKKVKVGHTGTLDPFATGLLVLLYGKETKNAMSLTKLDKVYEAEFTLGQISSTGDPEGEISKCENFEIPTFEHIEKEIKTNFLGKIEQTPPAFSAIKIDGKRAYDLARKGEDFEIPKRTVKVFNFEILSYDFPKLKVRTHVSSGTYIRSLAEDLGKNLGCGAFCSQLRRTKIADFNISKAKKLEDFGILD, from the coding sequence ATGGTATTTTTCGAAAATGAAAGTGGGCGAATCTTAATTGATAAGCCCGCTGGAATTACTAGCTTTGGCGTGGTCGCTAGAATCCGCCGCGTTCTTAAAGATGAATTTGGTAAAAAAGTTAAAGTTGGCCATACTGGCACGCTTGATCCTTTTGCAACGGGGCTTTTAGTTTTACTTTACGGCAAGGAAACTAAAAATGCAATGAGCCTTACTAAGCTTGATAAAGTTTATGAGGCGGAATTTACACTTGGGCAAATTTCCAGCACAGGCGATCCTGAAGGTGAGATTTCGAAATGTGAGAATTTTGAAATTCCAACTTTTGAACATATTGAAAAAGAAATTAAAACTAACTTTTTAGGCAAAATTGAACAAACTCCACCAGCTTTTAGTGCAATCAAAATTGATGGTAAGCGTGCTTATGATTTGGCGCGAAAGGGCGAGGATTTTGAAATTCCTAAACGCACGGTTAAAGTTTTTAATTTCGAAATTTTAAGTTATGATTTTCCAAAACTAAAAGTTCGCACACATGTTTCAAGTGGAACTTACATTCGTTCGCTGGCAGAAGATTTAGGTAAGAATTTGGGTTGTGGTGCGTTTTGTTCGCAACTTCGGCGCACAAAAATTGCTGATTTCAACATTTCGAAAGCTAAAAAGCTTGAAGATTTTGGAATTTTAGATTAG
- a CDS encoding HAD-IA family hydrolase, with protein sequence MKLNAKVLIFDCFGVLVSRQPSSEHLFEYIWQKDQNLLNFIRKNKVKGSKIGVLSNVAQYQFNQLFSKEEQKELFDFLVLSGGVGFSKPSKEIFEIAIDKSEACLNEIYFFDDSWQNVEAAKKLGINAFLYQNWNEFSKEFKEE encoded by the coding sequence ATGAAATTAAACGCTAAAGTTTTGATTTTTGATTGCTTCGGGGTGCTGGTTTCTCGCCAGCCTTCTTCGGAGCATCTTTTTGAGTATATTTGGCAAAAGGATCAAAATTTGTTGAATTTTATTCGAAAAAATAAAGTTAAAGGTTCAAAAATTGGCGTTTTATCTAATGTCGCACAATATCAATTTAATCAGCTTTTTTCGAAAGAGGAGCAGAAGGAGCTCTTTGATTTCTTGGTGCTCTCAGGTGGGGTTGGTTTTTCGAAGCCTTCAAAAGAGATTTTTGAAATTGCAATTGATAAAAGTGAGGCTTGTTTAAATGAAATTTATTTTTTTGATGATTCTTGGCAAAATGTTGAAGCTGCTAAGAAACTTGGAATAAACGCATTTTTATATCAAAATTGGAATGAATTTTCGAAAGAATTTAAGGAGGAATAA